One Urocitellus parryii isolate mUroPar1 chromosome 8, mUroPar1.hap1, whole genome shotgun sequence DNA window includes the following coding sequences:
- the LOC144256484 gene encoding olfactory receptor 12D1-like gives MLNQTLVTEFLLLGLTDIQELKPFLFIVLLTIYLVNVAGNGAILMIVISDPRLHSPMYFFLGNLACLDICYSTVTLPKMLENFFSTHKAISFMGCISQLHFFHFLGSTEAMLLAVMAFDRFVAICKPLHYTVIMNPQLCTQMAITIWAIGFFHALLHSIMTSHLNFCGPNHIHHFFCDVKPLLELACGNTELNQRLLNTVTGTIATGPFFLTLLSYFYIITYLFLKTQSCSMLHRALSTCASHFMVVVLLYAPVIFTYIRPTSGSSMDMDWLIAIMYTVVTPALNPLIYTLRNKEVKGALNRAIRRRF, from the coding sequence ATGCTGAATCAAACATTAGTCActgaatttcttcttctgggatTGACAGACATTCAAGAATTgaagccttttctttttattgttctcCTCACCATCTACCTTGTGAATGTGGCTGGGAATGGAGCCATCCTGATGATTGTCATCTCTGATCCCAGACTCCACTCTCCTATGTATTTCTTCCTGGGAAACCTGGCATGTCTAGATATCTGCTACTCCACAGTAACACTGCCAAAGATGCTGGAGAACTTTTTCTCTACACACAAAGCAATATCTTTCATGGGATGCATAAGCCAACTTCATTTCTTCCACTTCCTTGGTAGCACAGAGGCCATGTTGCTGGCAGTGATGGCATTTGACCGCTTTGTGGCTATCTGCAAACCACTTCATTACACTGTCATCATGAATCCCCAGCTCTGCACCCAGATGGCTATCACCATCTGGGCCATTGGATTTTTCCATGCCTTGCTGCACTCCATAATGACATCTCACTTGAACTTCTGTGGTCCCAACCACATCCATCACTTCTTCTGTGATGTTAAGCCATTGTTGGAGTTGGCTTGTGGGAATACTGAGCTCAACCAGAGGCTGCTCAACACTGTCACGGGGACCATCGCCACAGGCCCCTTCTTTCTGACCCTTCTCTCCTATTTCTACATTATCACCTACCTCTTCCTCAAGACCCAGTCCTGCAGCATGCTTCACAGAGCACTGTCCACCTGTGCCTCCCACTTCATGGTGGTTGTCCTTCTCTATGCTCCTGTTATCTTCACCTACATTCGCCCTACCTCAGGGAGCTCCATGGACATGGACTGGCTCATTGCCATCATGTACACTGTAGTCACACCTGCTCTAAATCCATTGATCTATACTTTGAGGAACAAGGAAGTGAAGGGTGCCTTGAATAGGGCAATCAGAAGGAGGTTCTGA